One Gadus morhua chromosome 23, gadMor3.0, whole genome shotgun sequence DNA segment encodes these proteins:
- the hacd1 gene encoding very-long-chain (3R)-3-hydroxyacyl-CoA dehydratase 1: protein MASSEDDGAVDEKETNNRRRNRGAIATAWLTFYNIAMTAGWLVLAITMMRFYLQKGTHRGLYRSIAKTLKFFQTAALVEVGHCAIGIVRTSVIVTGVQVCSRIFMVWFIASSIRQVQSEESVILFLVVWTVTEISRYSYYTFNLLHQVPYFIKWARYNLFIVLYPLGVVGELLTIYAALPIVRRTAMYSLRLPNKYNVSFDYYYFLIIAMLSYIPLFPQLFFHMLRQRRKVLHGEVIVEKDD from the exons ATGGCGTCCAGCGAGGACGACGGAGCGGTGGACGAGAAGGAAACAAACAACAGGAGGAGAAACCGAGGAGCCATCGCCACCGCATGGCTCACCTTCTACAACATCGCCATGACGGCCGG GTGGCTGGTTCTAGCCATCACCATGATGAGGTTCTACCTCCAGAAAGGAACCCACAGGGGGCTCTACAGGAGCATAGCTAAGACACTCAAGTTCTTCCAGACCGCTGCTTTAGTTGAG GTGGGACACTGCGCCATTG GTATTGTGAGGACGTCTGTGATTGTGACAGGGGTTCAAGTGTGCTCAAGGATCTTCATGGTTTGGTTCATCGCAAGCAGCATAAGACAG GTCCAGAGTGAGGAGAGTGTGATACTGTTCTTGGTGGTCTGGACGGTGACGGAGATCAGTAGATACTCCTACTACACCTTCAACCTGCTGCACCAAGTCCCTTACTTCATCAAATGGGccag GTATAACCTCTTCATCGTCCTGTACCCACTGGGGGTCGTGGGAGAACTGTTAACCATCTACGCCGCGCTTCCTATTGTACGACGCACGGCTATGTACTCCCTCCGCCTCCCCAATAAGTACAACGTCTCCTTCGACTACTACTACTTCCTCATCATCGCCATGCTGTCCTACATCCCAC TGTTCCCTCAGCTGTTCTTCCATATGCTGCGCCAGCGAAGGAAGGTCCTGCACGGGGAGGTCATTGTTGAGAAGGACGACTAG
- the LOC115537173 gene encoding transmembrane protein 236 has product MGSGSVLKFALCEALQFAGLCVPLFIIVQRFAVIVARVKTSAQPPGDGHTAYWLIVASSVAYVTTVALLVWVPMKYMVFMKKKFLLRKKWRPVALVYVVLSTLPCFAVLIASSEVQINNNIQSDTFTELPVSLVLFSLVCIDIVERIRYCRLTGQATDVERDAEIPSMVLTHIEHVTPGAAAAPPAPTAAPAPAAPPAAPADPAAPAAGAAAPSGPGTEANGTVPGAPGRPGRPFSVSGLSSNSAGSGGVGVYRPQPYGYNGPLRFLCAADARADVFADGFLFWMDTVEMVRVAGLPAVYYSGWVFPIYIFSFLSCLRLVVMPRSVLLSALGVALQDLPFLFVRIGLIAFFGFVTPVLYLMKNLLVCLAFVYFNFMTKLRFLNTERMYF; this is encoded by the exons ATGGGCTCGGGGAGCGTGCTGAAGTTTGCGCTGTGCGAAGCGCTGCAGTTCGCGGGCCTATGCGTTCCGCTCTTCATCATCGTGCAGAGGTTCGCCGTCATCGTGGCGCGGGTGAAGACGTCCGCGCAGCCGCCGGGCGACGGCCACACCGCCTACTGGCTGATAGTTGCCTCCTCGGTGGCCTACGTTACCACTGTGGCGCTGCTCGTCTGGGTGCCCATGAAGTACATGGTGTTCATGAAGAAGAAGTTTCtgttgaggaagaaatg GCGTCCTGTGGCCCTGGTGTACGTGGTCCTCTCCACGCTACCCTGTTTCGCTGTCCTCATCGCAAGCTCAGAG gtccagataaacaacaacatccaGAGCGATACGTTCACGGAGCTCCCCGTGTCGCTGGTCCTCTTCTCGCTGGTGTGCATCGACATCGTGGAGAGGATACGCTACTGCAGGCTGACGGGACAGG cgACCGACGTGGAGCGAGACGCTGAGATCCCCTCCATGGTGCTGACCCACATAGAGCACGTGACCCCcggtgccgccgccgccccgcccgCTCCTACAGCGGCGCCGGCACCGGCGGCCCCGCCCGCGGCCCCCGCCGACCCCGCGGCCCCCGCGGCGGGAGCAGCGGCGCCCAGCGGGCCGGGGACGGAGGCTAACGGTACCGTGCCTGGGGCCCCAGGTCGCCCCGGGCGACCGTTCAGCGTGTCGGGTCTGAGCTCCAACTCGGCGGGCAGCGGCGGCGTGGGGGTGTACCGCCCGCAGCCGTACGGCTACAACGGCCCGCTGCGCTTCCTGTGCGCCGCCGACGCCCGCGCCGACGTCTTCGCCGACGGCTTCCTGTTCTGGATGGACACGGTGGAGATGGTGCGCGTGGCCGGCCTGCCCGCCGTCTACTACTCGGGCTGGGTGTTCCCCATCTACATCTTCAGCTTCCTGTCCTGCCTGCGCCTGGTGGTGATGCCGCGCAGCGTGCTGCTGTCGGCGCTGGGCGTGGCCCTGCAGGACCTCCCCTTCCTGTTTGTGCGCATCGGCCTCATCGCCTTCTTCGGCTTCGTCACGCCCGTGCTCTACCTGATGAAGAACCTGCTGGTGTGCCTCGCCTTCGTCTACTTCAACTTCATGACCAAGCTGAGGTTCCTCAACACGGAGAGGATGTACTTCTag